A stretch of the Candidatus Zixiibacteriota bacterium genome encodes the following:
- a CDS encoding IS630 family transposase, translated as HIETFIAHYNATTKPFVWTATADSILGKINRLCKAIDGTRH; from the coding sequence CCACATCGAAACCTTCATTGCTCACTACAATGCCACGACCAAACCCTTTGTCTGGACCGCCACAGCTGATTCCATCCTCGGAAAAATCAACCGACTATGTAAAGCTATTGACGGGACAAGACACTAG